The following proteins come from a genomic window of Deinococcus cellulosilyticus NBRC 106333 = KACC 11606:
- a CDS encoding MarR family transcriptional regulator, producing the protein MLNASSSVLQIQQGAVLQLLTTHNSLGGHEIRAELGITTSELQTVLAELIAQGLVQTDQLRNSVRYIKREFEHDPHLVHPEWFGQLEAWFAQGGRETVFSLARQLKWKVPDTRATLEEMRKQGLLYGKFVGNMCVYSLRQRGVVRQVSQA; encoded by the coding sequence ATGCTGAATGCTTCAAGTTCTGTCCTGCAAATCCAGCAGGGTGCAGTGCTCCAATTGCTGACCACCCACAACAGCCTGGGCGGTCACGAAATTCGTGCTGAACTCGGAATCACCACCAGTGAGCTGCAAACGGTGCTCGCTGAATTGATCGCCCAGGGTCTGGTGCAGACCGACCAGCTGCGCAACAGCGTGCGCTACATCAAACGTGAGTTTGAGCATGACCCCCACCTGGTGCACCCGGAGTGGTTTGGGCAACTGGAAGCCTGGTTTGCCCAGGGGGGCCGGGAGACCGTGTTCAGTCTGGCCCGACAGTTGAAATGGAAGGTGCCCGACACCCGAGCCACGCTGGAGGAAATGCGCAAGCAGGGCCTGCTGTACGGAAAATTTGTTGGCAACATGTGCGTGTATTCACTGCGTCAACGTGGAGTGGTGCGGCAGGTCTCTCAGGCCTGA
- a CDS encoding multidrug DMT transporter, protein MDNADAMLRKAGLMSAHVALFNRMNALRQMLFLAEVLDERQASAALVRAGTITTIGPATAEEPSVTSSRGRTADAPTCYSTLADLKGHAAEVYAVTTPELKALNAAAIEALKASDELAAFAQTLTKLDGDTGESSRRSRTATPAETAPSAS, encoded by the coding sequence ATGGATAACGCCGATGCCATGCTCCGCAAAGCCGGACTGATGAGCGCCCATGTGGCCCTCTTCAACCGCATGAACGCCCTTCGCCAGATGCTCTTCCTCGCCGAAGTCCTCGATGAACGCCAGGCCAGCGCTGCACTGGTGCGCGCAGGCACCATCACCACCATCGGGCCTGCCACCGCAGAAGAACCCAGTGTCACCAGCAGTCGGGGCCGCACTGCGGACGCTCCCACCTGTTACAGCACCCTCGCAGACCTCAAAGGACACGCTGCAGAGGTGTACGCCGTCACCACCCCGGAACTGAAAGCCCTGAATGCCGCAGCCATCGAAGCCCTGAAAGCCAGCGATGAGCTTGCAGCTTTCGCCCAGACCCTCACCAAACTCGATGGGGACACCGGAGAAAGTTCCCGCCGTTCCCGCACCGCCACTCCCGCAGAAACGGCACCTTCAGCCTCCTGA
- a CDS encoding IPT/TIG domain-containing protein produces the protein MKHLKPSLLFLLAPIMLAACASNPSAPTRPQPVVRGAVELTFELGPAPTATAIVLPQAVRPDTDVKFLKPAAYTDYDDTSGHRYMNATFTVKNLSAQPFDNLTLYAYHKAADNIGGTALKKISNAAGTPITDSSVARAVLPSHGTAFDVLSGGSMVVPTQADLQVFTGDEVNAIDSEAKVSGIISPSDTVLYYGYSARNLNTSGNKRFIDAAGCATPNCDTGRITLAVRVPNTVSASTPYRFTMTFVLVDEAATRVTQSTLETDDTLVDTRASDVGASSVRVLGGSSYDASATRICGAIIAVASGSDGMQTMGKCSTYANDSENLNVVITEFKSLGTEFIEVKNMSAAPVNLQGYWFQNWLGQVARLRAVTDPTGSAKTPITLAAGAVAYGVVNPASAADIPAGAGFVYGAPGSTFSLLDNGDILALLKHGSSGPAVEDLVDFRTFTSNASYLPSSAAFVGYSGASTQLTSGATAADNNTATNWCVSFYPGTGTKTRVSDTRGAANGSCSAVVINEALIDAPGGDDGKTFIELAGPGGALVGDYELFDTEGKGISAGTRNAGYYKVPAGTRIPADGILLIADGNISGATTIPNADLIGTTVDFENAGGDSIILASGTGTLVDALGYDVTGANLDTNTPAFLAGGQLYETATALYPTSPTAVTTMTLSRDINSTDTDNNRNNFHNDPTPTPGVANDTVNFTITGLSPSSTSASASTTIVTVTGTDFHAGISSKFGTAAATPCTITSTTTMNCTAPNGGTPKVVDVAFTSPAAGANTTITKTAAFTYN, from the coding sequence ATGAAACACCTCAAACCCTCCCTGCTTTTCTTGCTTGCCCCCATCATGCTGGCTGCATGTGCTTCAAACCCCTCTGCCCCCACCAGACCACAGCCTGTGGTGCGTGGGGCAGTGGAACTCACTTTTGAGCTGGGTCCTGCACCCACTGCCACCGCAATCGTGCTTCCTCAGGCCGTGCGGCCCGACACCGATGTGAAATTTCTCAAGCCAGCAGCTTACACGGACTACGATGACACCAGTGGTCACCGTTACATGAATGCCACCTTCACGGTGAAAAACCTCAGTGCCCAGCCTTTTGACAACCTCACGCTCTACGCTTACCACAAGGCAGCAGACAACATTGGTGGAACAGCCCTGAAAAAAATCAGCAATGCTGCAGGCACCCCCATCACCGATTCCAGTGTGGCCCGCGCTGTGCTCCCCTCACACGGAACCGCTTTTGATGTGCTGAGTGGTGGTTCCATGGTGGTCCCCACCCAGGCGGACCTGCAGGTTTTCACCGGTGATGAAGTCAATGCCATTGATTCAGAGGCCAAGGTTTCTGGAATCATCTCTCCCAGTGACACCGTGCTGTACTACGGTTACAGTGCCAGAAACCTGAACACAAGCGGCAACAAGCGCTTCATTGACGCTGCGGGTTGTGCGACCCCCAACTGTGACACGGGCCGCATCACCCTTGCCGTGCGGGTGCCCAACACCGTCTCGGCCAGCACCCCCTACCGTTTCACCATGACTTTCGTGCTCGTCGATGAGGCCGCCACCCGGGTCACCCAGAGCACCCTGGAGACCGATGACACCCTGGTGGACACCCGCGCCAGTGATGTGGGTGCCAGTTCCGTGCGGGTGCTGGGAGGCAGCAGTTATGACGCCTCTGCCACCCGGATCTGCGGTGCCATCATTGCCGTGGCCTCCGGATCTGATGGAATGCAAACCATGGGAAAGTGCTCCACCTACGCCAATGACAGCGAAAACCTGAATGTGGTGATCACCGAATTCAAATCCCTGGGAACCGAATTCATTGAGGTGAAAAACATGAGCGCTGCACCTGTGAACCTGCAGGGCTACTGGTTCCAGAACTGGCTTGGACAGGTGGCCCGCCTGCGTGCAGTCACCGACCCGACTGGAAGTGCCAAAACACCCATCACCCTCGCAGCAGGGGCAGTGGCTTATGGTGTGGTCAATCCTGCCAGTGCTGCCGACATCCCTGCAGGAGCAGGCTTTGTGTACGGGGCTCCTGGCTCCACTTTTTCCCTGCTGGACAATGGAGACATCCTTGCCCTGCTCAAACATGGCAGCAGTGGACCGGCAGTGGAAGACCTGGTGGACTTCAGAACCTTTACCTCCAATGCCTCTTATCTCCCTTCTTCCGCTGCTTTTGTGGGTTACAGTGGTGCTTCCACACAGCTGACCTCTGGTGCCACCGCGGCTGACAACAACACCGCCACCAACTGGTGTGTGAGCTTCTACCCTGGCACAGGAACCAAAACCCGCGTCTCTGACACCAGAGGCGCAGCAAACGGCAGTTGCTCTGCGGTGGTCATCAATGAGGCCCTGATCGATGCCCCTGGTGGAGACGATGGCAAAACTTTCATTGAACTGGCTGGACCCGGGGGTGCCCTTGTTGGGGATTATGAACTTTTTGACACAGAAGGAAAAGGCATTTCTGCAGGCACCCGCAATGCAGGCTACTACAAAGTTCCTGCAGGCACCCGCATTCCTGCAGACGGCATCCTGTTGATTGCAGACGGCAACATCTCTGGCGCCACCACCATTCCCAATGCAGACCTGATCGGAACCACTGTGGACTTTGAGAACGCTGGCGGAGACAGCATCATCCTGGCAAGTGGCACAGGCACGCTTGTGGATGCACTGGGTTATGACGTTACAGGGGCGAATCTGGACACCAACACCCCTGCTTTCCTGGCTGGAGGGCAGTTGTATGAAACCGCTACAGCGCTTTATCCAACCTCTCCAACTGCCGTGACCACCATGACCCTCTCCCGTGACATAAACAGCACCGACACGGACAACAACCGCAATAACTTTCACAACGACCCGACCCCGACCCCTGGTGTGGCCAACGACACCGTGAACTTCACCATCACCGGTCTGAGCCCGAGCAGCACGTCTGCTTCTGCAAGCACCACCATCGTCACGGTGACCGGGACCGATTTCCATGCGGGCATCTCCTCCAAATTTGGAACTGCAGCGGCAACGCCCTGCACCATCACCAGCACCACCACCATGAACTGCACCGCACCCAATGGCGGTACCCCGAAGGTTGTGGATGTGGCCTTCACCAGCCCAGCAGCAGGTGCGAACACCACCATCACCAAGACAGCGGCATTCACTTACAACTGA
- a CDS encoding putative bifunctional diguanylate cyclase/phosphodiesterase has product MNDPVFFSSHVSPVHWTFHLSTGQVNAGPCLARWHGVPALPDLLKDWTAILGEAGQDRLLHFLHHGLTGAQQDVLPQGENTSLLRHQVVDRTQEGQVTVQSWKVQPSPEVPSVQAAQLELASFTTEIGFWSIDGRTGICMVDQAARALLGMAPDAPVLSLQGVLDIGGRADQQDLWAVFLQQLMYGHPPFDGLMESDLQVEGPEGQVRQLHIKARVLGMTPPESQQVVGVVYQVGASHRVERTSPLEKDVLTGLPNRRYFLERLRQHLHLHQQTGLNCAVLLLDLDRFKDFNARHGTAAGDQVLCEVASSLQDSLRSTDVLARLGGDSFAILLTGLRDIHTVSVIAERILENLPSWQTPGQKAFSIQGTIGTALYPQHSDEAHHLLACAEDALTAAKRHARGQHVFFEPGQQQDLLEQQFLQHQLAQAVQENLLEVYYQPILDAQTGVIRKAEALLRWKHPNRGFISPAVFIPLAEESGLIHPMGRWVCETVMQQLKTWDAQGLPEVAVSINLSARQFVQPGTIQNLLEQLERHNLDASRIIVEITESVFMQDHGVVEEQLSLLEEAGVKIALDDFGTGYSSLSYLTRFNPHYIKIDRSFVQQLDSQNTSTIMEAIISMGHHLNKEVVAEGVETPGQQEWLQSRNCQYLQGYLFSRPIPAEAFADLLKDPPDG; this is encoded by the coding sequence ATGAATGATCCTGTCTTCTTTTCCTCCCATGTTTCTCCAGTGCACTGGACATTTCATCTGTCCACAGGGCAGGTGAATGCAGGTCCCTGCCTTGCCAGGTGGCACGGCGTCCCGGCCCTGCCTGACTTGCTGAAAGACTGGACGGCCATTCTGGGTGAGGCAGGGCAAGACCGCCTCTTGCACTTTCTGCATCACGGTCTCACAGGGGCCCAGCAAGATGTTCTTCCACAAGGTGAAAACACCTCTTTGTTGCGCCATCAAGTGGTGGATCGCACGCAAGAGGGTCAGGTGACCGTTCAGAGCTGGAAGGTGCAGCCTTCCCCGGAAGTTCCCTCTGTGCAGGCGGCACAGCTTGAACTGGCCTCCTTCACCACCGAAATCGGGTTCTGGAGCATCGATGGCAGAACCGGCATCTGCATGGTGGACCAGGCGGCCCGTGCCCTGCTCGGCATGGCCCCGGATGCGCCGGTGCTCAGCCTGCAAGGGGTGCTGGACATCGGAGGGCGGGCAGACCAGCAGGATTTGTGGGCGGTGTTTTTGCAGCAGTTGATGTACGGGCATCCTCCCTTTGATGGCCTGATGGAGTCGGACCTGCAGGTGGAAGGTCCTGAAGGTCAGGTGCGCCAGTTGCACATCAAGGCCCGGGTGCTGGGCATGACCCCTCCGGAAAGCCAGCAGGTGGTGGGGGTGGTTTATCAGGTCGGGGCCTCCCACAGGGTTGAACGCACCTCTCCCCTGGAGAAAGACGTCCTGACTGGACTTCCCAACCGCAGGTATTTCCTGGAACGCCTCAGGCAACACCTGCACCTGCACCAGCAAACCGGGCTGAATTGTGCGGTGTTGCTGCTTGATCTGGACCGCTTCAAGGACTTCAACGCCAGACATGGCACGGCAGCCGGAGACCAGGTGCTGTGTGAGGTCGCCTCCAGCCTGCAAGACAGCCTGCGCAGCACCGATGTGCTGGCAAGGCTGGGTGGGGATTCGTTCGCCATTCTGCTCACTGGACTGCGGGACATCCACACGGTCTCGGTGATCGCAGAACGCATCCTGGAAAACCTGCCTTCCTGGCAAACGCCGGGCCAGAAAGCCTTTTCCATTCAGGGAACCATTGGCACCGCCCTTTATCCGCAGCACAGCGATGAAGCCCACCACCTGCTGGCCTGTGCGGAAGACGCCCTCACCGCCGCCAAACGGCACGCCCGTGGACAGCATGTGTTCTTTGAACCCGGGCAGCAACAGGACCTGCTGGAGCAGCAGTTTCTTCAACATCAACTGGCGCAGGCCGTGCAGGAGAACCTGCTGGAGGTGTATTACCAGCCGATCCTGGACGCCCAGACGGGAGTGATCCGCAAAGCGGAAGCCCTGTTGCGCTGGAAACACCCCAACCGGGGCTTCATCAGTCCTGCGGTGTTCATTCCCCTGGCCGAAGAAAGTGGCCTGATCCACCCGATGGGCCGCTGGGTCTGTGAGACGGTGATGCAACAACTGAAAACCTGGGACGCCCAGGGGTTGCCCGAAGTGGCCGTGTCCATCAACCTTTCGGCAAGGCAATTCGTTCAGCCTGGCACCATCCAGAATCTGCTGGAGCAGCTTGAACGCCACAACCTTGATGCTTCCCGGATCATCGTGGAGATCACCGAGAGTGTGTTCATGCAGGACCATGGGGTGGTGGAAGAACAATTGAGCCTGCTGGAGGAGGCGGGGGTGAAAATTGCCCTGGATGACTTTGGCACCGGGTATTCTTCTCTGAGTTACCTCACCCGCTTCAATCCGCACTACATCAAAATTGACCGCAGTTTTGTGCAGCAACTGGATTCCCAGAACACCTCCACCATCATGGAGGCCATCATTTCGATGGGTCACCACCTCAACAAGGAAGTGGTGGCAGAAGGGGTGGAAACCCCGGGGCAGCAGGAGTGGTTGCAGAGCCGCAACTGCCAGTACCTGCAGGGCTACCTGTTCTCCCGGCCCATTCCGGCAGAGGCGTTCGCAGACCTGTTGAAAGACCCGCCTGACGGGTGA
- a CDS encoding carboxypeptidase-like regulatory domain-containing protein: MKTLNTIRSTSLLLLTLLVGCNSAASNTPTDPTPENGVLQGKVLKANGDPVVGAQIFIQPALFSGFVKARTDSSGKYRSPQLSSAAAPYEADAFYEVDYHGRHYCVRMSGETPEDEDVFNPTHGATRNFRWKMTGHMASQHGEVWGGSLQFTNETATPIPWGSSIKLRLEPDGPLIDGSQGTMLERTVKLEQNNFWRDIPVGRYRVTAQLQEEDGSWTPIRLRVWRVDDEPQNEATLLFDGFNSCGHTGSFGFTTVIFSR; this comes from the coding sequence ATGAAAACCCTGAACACCATCCGGTCCACCTCCCTGCTTCTGCTCACCCTGCTGGTCGGGTGCAACAGTGCCGCCAGCAACACCCCCACAGATCCCACCCCGGAGAATGGCGTCCTGCAAGGAAAAGTGCTCAAAGCAAATGGAGACCCGGTGGTGGGCGCCCAGATCTTCATCCAGCCTGCCCTGTTCAGCGGGTTTGTGAAGGCACGCACCGACAGCAGCGGAAAGTACCGCTCCCCGCAACTCAGTTCTGCAGCCGCCCCCTACGAGGCAGATGCTTTCTACGAGGTGGACTACCACGGCAGACACTACTGCGTGCGCATGTCCGGAGAAACCCCCGAAGATGAGGACGTGTTCAACCCCACCCACGGGGCCACCCGCAACTTCCGCTGGAAGATGACCGGGCACATGGCCTCACAGCACGGCGAGGTGTGGGGAGGTTCCCTGCAATTCACCAATGAAACCGCCACCCCCATCCCGTGGGGCTCCAGCATCAAACTGCGACTGGAACCGGATGGCCCCCTGATCGACGGAAGCCAGGGCACTATGCTGGAACGCACCGTCAAACTCGAACAAAACAACTTCTGGCGGGACATCCCGGTGGGTCGCTACCGGGTCACGGCACAATTGCAGGAGGAAGACGGCAGCTGGACCCCCATCCGCCTGCGGGTCTGGCGGGTGGACGATGAGCCCCAGAATGAAGCCACCCTGCTCTTTGACGGCTTCAACTCCTGCGGGCACACCGGTTCCTTCGGTTTCACCACCGTGATCTTCTCCCGCTGA
- a CDS encoding DMT family transporter, translated as MNGWMWLLLAGIFEIGFTTAMKLQQQNESYGIVFLVCVILSFECLSKAIKTIPLSTGYAIWTGIGAVGTLIVGAVLFQETLSPLRMLLLILLIAVLVGLKFATPQKKAA; from the coding sequence ATGAACGGCTGGATGTGGCTCTTGCTCGCAGGCATCTTCGAAATTGGCTTCACCACCGCCATGAAACTCCAGCAGCAAAACGAAAGCTATGGCATCGTCTTTCTGGTCTGTGTGATCCTCAGTTTTGAATGCCTCAGCAAGGCCATCAAAACCATTCCCCTCAGCACTGGATACGCCATCTGGACGGGCATCGGGGCTGTGGGCACTCTGATTGTGGGTGCTGTGCTCTTCCAGGAAACCCTCAGTCCGCTGCGCATGCTGCTGCTCATCCTTTTGATTGCCGTGCTGGTCGGCCTGAAGTTTGCCACACCCCAGAAAAAAGCTGCCTGA
- a CDS encoding DMT family transporter, producing the protein MNAWTLLILAGLLEVGFTTALKLEQKNKNYFWMFLVCAIGSFGMLSQAITTIPLGTAYAVWTGIGAVGTTLVGMLVFRDRATPLSLILLALAVLLIVLLKVTS; encoded by the coding sequence ATGAACGCCTGGACCCTCCTGATCCTCGCTGGTCTGCTTGAAGTCGGTTTCACCACCGCCCTGAAACTCGAACAGAAAAACAAAAATTACTTCTGGATGTTCCTGGTGTGCGCCATCGGCAGCTTCGGAATGCTGTCCCAGGCCATCACCACCATCCCCCTCGGTACCGCCTACGCCGTCTGGACGGGCATCGGAGCAGTGGGCACCACCCTGGTGGGCATGCTGGTGTTCAGGGACCGGGCCACCCCCCTCAGCCTGATTCTGCTGGCCCTGGCGGTGCTGCTGATTGTGCTCCTGAAGGTGACCTCATGA
- a CDS encoding DinB family protein, translated as MQPEMFYTYLTKARRLLWDTLRTLSDEELSRPVLPSDGARCIKDLVHHIAIVEDGWFRLDLLGEPMVYAAFGAEPRSADEYWHHETETLEKLLSYWEAVEKDTLKRWPDIMAVAQSGRRIKAFDDRAETLSAEEVLWHVMQHEVRHTAHIVQLVRLIGHTPPQLDYVFLMTR; from the coding sequence ATGCAACCCGAAATGTTCTACACGTATTTGACAAAGGCCCGCCGTCTCCTGTGGGACACCCTGCGCACCCTCTCTGATGAGGAACTTTCCAGGCCTGTCCTTCCCAGCGATGGTGCACGCTGCATCAAGGATCTGGTGCATCACATTGCCATTGTGGAAGACGGCTGGTTCAGGCTGGATCTGCTGGGTGAGCCCATGGTGTATGCGGCTTTTGGAGCCGAACCCAGGTCTGCAGATGAATACTGGCACCATGAAACCGAAACGCTGGAAAAGCTGCTTTCCTACTGGGAGGCCGTGGAGAAAGACACCCTGAAACGCTGGCCAGACATCATGGCTGTGGCCCAATCAGGCCGCAGGATCAAAGCTTTTGACGATCGGGCAGAAACCCTCAGCGCAGAAGAAGTCCTGTGGCATGTGATGCAGCACGAGGTGAGGCACACCGCCCACATTGTGCAGTTGGTCCGCCTGATCGGGCACACCCCTCCGCAGCTGGATTACGTGTTTCTGATGACCCGGTGA
- a CDS encoding TetR/AcrR family transcriptional regulator — MPRIVNHDDRRAELAQAIWSLIRKQGLSGVTLRNLSEESGWSSGAIRHYLPNREAILNFGAEHLNRRIEEHLRSLPHSPDFRQSLLNFLEFMLPVDDEPRLWMEVWLAYVGEAVIEQSYADTQGLLYRNLNALFVQIFKDFAQAGWQLRHPPEQAANQLHALLDGLSIHVLMHRVTPEQAKTILQHTVDSLLLRP; from the coding sequence ATGCCCCGAATCGTGAACCACGACGACCGCCGCGCTGAACTTGCACAAGCCATCTGGAGCCTGATCCGCAAACAGGGACTCTCAGGGGTGACCCTGCGCAACCTCAGTGAAGAGAGCGGGTGGTCCAGCGGAGCCATCCGCCACTACCTCCCCAACCGCGAGGCCATCCTCAACTTCGGGGCAGAACACCTCAACAGGCGAATCGAAGAGCACCTGCGGAGCCTGCCCCACTCCCCAGATTTCCGGCAAAGCCTTCTCAACTTCCTCGAATTCATGCTGCCCGTCGATGACGAACCCCGCTTGTGGATGGAAGTCTGGCTGGCGTATGTCGGTGAGGCGGTCATCGAACAGAGCTACGCCGACACCCAGGGCCTCCTGTACAGGAACCTCAATGCCCTCTTCGTGCAGATTTTCAAGGACTTTGCACAGGCTGGGTGGCAGCTCAGGCACCCTCCGGAACAGGCCGCCAACCAGCTTCATGCCCTGCTCGATGGCCTGAGCATTCACGTCCTGATGCACAGGGTGACCCCAGAACAGGCAAAAACCATCCTGCAGCACACGGTGGACAGCCTGCTGCTCCGACCCTGA